From the Caballeronia sp. NK8 genome, one window contains:
- the gloB gene encoding hydroxyacylglutathione hydrolase, which translates to MNSLAKNLPAQNALEYVPVPAFEDNYIWLVSDSRDAVVVDPGDAAPVEAYLASRGWRLTAILLTHHHQDHVGGVKALLDSRTAEGGIPVYGPVGERIEHLTQRVTGGDTVRIAHPALELSVIDVPGHTAGHIAYFQAGGQNGTPHLFCGDTLFASGCGRLFEGTPQQMLNSLDSLAALPETTQVHCAHEYTLSNIRFARACEPDNAALLRWSDDAQALRAAGKPTLPTTIGHEKAVNPFLRADIPAIQATLSSQFGTPVSDRLEAFRMMRGWKDKFR; encoded by the coding sequence ATGAATTCGCTTGCCAAGAATTTGCCTGCTCAGAATGCACTCGAATACGTGCCGGTTCCGGCGTTCGAGGACAACTACATCTGGCTCGTGTCGGACTCGCGCGATGCGGTCGTAGTCGACCCCGGCGATGCCGCGCCCGTCGAGGCCTATCTCGCGAGCCGCGGTTGGCGACTGACCGCTATTTTACTCACGCACCACCATCAGGACCATGTCGGCGGCGTGAAAGCGCTCCTCGATAGCCGAACGGCAGAGGGTGGCATTCCTGTCTACGGCCCGGTGGGCGAGCGTATCGAGCATCTGACCCAGCGTGTCACGGGCGGCGACACGGTCCGCATCGCGCACCCGGCGCTCGAACTCAGCGTGATCGACGTGCCTGGTCATACGGCCGGTCACATCGCGTATTTCCAGGCGGGCGGCCAGAATGGCACGCCGCATCTCTTTTGCGGCGACACGCTGTTCGCAAGCGGCTGCGGCCGTCTCTTCGAAGGCACGCCGCAGCAGATGCTGAACTCGCTCGATTCGCTCGCCGCGCTGCCCGAAACCACGCAGGTTCATTGCGCACACGAGTACACGCTGTCGAACATCAGATTCGCGCGCGCATGCGAACCGGACAACGCCGCGTTGCTGCGCTGGAGCGACGACGCGCAGGCGCTGCGCGCCGCGGGCAAGCCGACTTTGCCGACCACCATCGGCCACGAAAAAGCGGTGAATCCGTTTCTGCGCGCGGACATTCCCGCGATTCAGGCGACACTTTCGTCACAGTTCGGCACGCCGGTTTCGGACCGCCTGGAAGCGTTTCGCATGATGCGCGGCTGGAAGGATAAGTTCCGCTAA
- a CDS encoding DUF2214 family protein: MLLRWLLAALHLLAFGFALGSVLARARALRRLDAAQSIQANELRLRDVFRSDSVWGITAIVLIVTGVTRAFGGFEKGGAYYLHEPLFHLKMTALVVILLIEVSPMLALIRWRIALAQGGPIDLTRARRFAWMSDLEAGLVMVMVIAASGMARGVWAS; the protein is encoded by the coding sequence ATGCTGTTACGCTGGTTGCTGGCCGCGCTTCATCTGCTTGCTTTCGGTTTCGCGCTCGGTTCGGTGCTCGCGCGCGCCCGCGCGCTGCGGCGCCTCGATGCCGCGCAATCCATTCAGGCCAACGAACTGCGCCTGCGCGACGTGTTTCGCTCGGACAGCGTGTGGGGCATCACCGCGATCGTGCTGATCGTGACCGGCGTGACGCGCGCGTTCGGCGGCTTCGAGAAGGGCGGCGCGTACTATCTGCACGAGCCGCTTTTCCATCTGAAGATGACGGCGCTCGTCGTGATTCTGCTGATCGAGGTCTCGCCGATGCTGGCATTGATCCGCTGGCGCATCGCGCTCGCGCAGGGTGGACCGATCGATCTCACGCGCGCACGGCGCTTCGCGTGGATGAGCGATCTGGAAGCGGGACTCGTGATGGTGATGGTGATCGCCGCGAGCGGCATGGCGCGGGGCGTGTGGGCGTCTTAG
- a CDS encoding class I SAM-dependent methyltransferase produces MSDRPIIDWPTWTSSAPGRYVLDWEQAQLDHVVSDIFGYHALQLGMPQLDALRENRMTGRALVLDAESASSAPYAPPRSTTPGVSALPAASAPDGRTTVWCDLLDLPFEAQSVDLLVLPHTLEFSPDPHRLLREAERVLVPEGQLIILGFNSLSLWGARQSLGKVAGRPFVPAAHEMIAFTRIKDWIKLLGFDLERGRFGCYRPPLVTDKWLQRYEFMEAAGDRWWPIFGAAYMITAVKRVRGMRLIGPRKLKKTALSAGLAPVAAPHTRNETRNEH; encoded by the coding sequence ATGTCTGACCGACCGATTATAGACTGGCCCACCTGGACGAGCTCGGCGCCCGGCCGCTACGTGCTCGACTGGGAGCAGGCGCAGCTCGATCACGTGGTGTCCGACATCTTCGGCTATCACGCGCTGCAGCTCGGCATGCCGCAGCTCGACGCGCTGCGCGAAAATCGCATGACCGGCCGTGCGCTCGTGCTGGACGCCGAAAGCGCATCGAGCGCGCCCTACGCGCCGCCGCGCTCCACCACGCCCGGCGTGAGCGCGCTGCCCGCCGCGAGCGCGCCCGATGGCCGCACCACCGTATGGTGCGACTTGCTCGACCTGCCGTTCGAAGCGCAGAGCGTCGATCTGCTCGTGCTGCCGCATACACTCGAATTCTCGCCGGATCCGCACCGGCTCCTGCGCGAGGCCGAGCGCGTGCTGGTGCCCGAGGGGCAGCTGATCATCCTCGGCTTCAATTCGCTGAGCCTGTGGGGCGCGCGGCAATCGCTCGGCAAGGTGGCGGGACGGCCGTTCGTGCCGGCGGCGCACGAGATGATCGCGTTCACGCGCATCAAGGACTGGATCAAGCTGCTCGGGTTCGATCTTGAACGCGGGCGCTTCGGCTGTTATCGTCCGCCGCTCGTCACCGACAAATGGCTGCAGCGCTATGAATTCATGGAAGCCGCCGGCGACCGCTGGTGGCCCATCTTCGGCGCGGCGTACATGATCACGGCGGTGAAGCGCGTGCGCGGCATGCGTCTCATCGGTCCCCGCAAGCTGAAGAAAACCGCGCTCTCGGCCGGCCTCGCGCCGGTCGCCGCTCCGCACACGCGCAACGAGACTCGCAACGAGCATTGA
- a CDS encoding nitrate/nitrite transporter — protein sequence MSSSVRLRVFFLFAAGYFVSYVFRGVNLGFAPLITHDLGLSAADLGLLTSLYFIGFALAQIPVGVLLDHFGPRRVTASMLIFAAAGIWVFGASHGLAGLMIGRLLIGVGVSVCLSAAFKASAQHFALARLPLVNGLTMAVGGLGGVAVGSPLASLLHVATWRQVCVGLGVFTLVVAAAIVLFAPRKAETDPHHRADVVTQFKGTWLILKSGVFWKIASFSVVTQGVFYAMQSLWIRPYLLDVMNLAPAHAAALVSVLGFAMMFGCVGFGAAARGMERRGVSVYAFCGTGMVLFVATQLLMVLRVPLPPSALITAYGIFGGTGILSYAVAAEYFPSQMIGRAHTTLTLVIFLLIFGFQVGVGGMLSLWPSEGGRYPVSAHLTVWIVLIALQVASAVWYVFPSRVLHKIDRDVERAAP from the coding sequence ATGTCGTCCTCCGTTCGTCTCCGCGTCTTTTTTCTCTTCGCCGCCGGTTACTTCGTCTCGTACGTGTTCCGGGGCGTCAATCTCGGCTTCGCGCCGCTCATCACACACGATCTCGGTTTGTCGGCGGCGGATCTCGGTCTGCTGACGTCGCTGTACTTCATCGGCTTCGCGCTGGCGCAGATTCCTGTCGGCGTGTTGCTCGATCACTTCGGCCCGCGCCGCGTGACCGCCAGCATGCTGATTTTCGCGGCGGCGGGCATCTGGGTGTTCGGCGCGTCGCACGGGCTCGCGGGACTGATGATCGGCCGGCTGCTGATCGGCGTCGGCGTGTCGGTGTGTCTGAGCGCGGCGTTCAAGGCGTCGGCGCAGCATTTCGCGCTCGCGCGTCTGCCGCTCGTCAATGGATTGACGATGGCGGTGGGCGGGCTGGGCGGCGTCGCGGTGGGATCGCCGCTCGCGTCCCTGCTGCATGTGGCGACCTGGCGCCAGGTGTGCGTGGGGCTCGGCGTATTCACGCTCGTCGTGGCTGCGGCGATCGTTTTGTTCGCGCCGCGCAAGGCGGAAACCGACCCGCATCATCGGGCGGACGTCGTCACGCAGTTCAAGGGCACGTGGCTCATCCTCAAGAGCGGCGTGTTCTGGAAGATCGCCTCGTTTTCCGTCGTTACGCAGGGCGTTTTTTACGCGATGCAATCGCTATGGATTCGCCCCTATTTGCTCGATGTGATGAATCTCGCGCCCGCGCATGCCGCGGCGCTCGTGTCGGTGCTCGGCTTCGCGATGATGTTCGGCTGCGTCGGCTTCGGCGCGGCGGCGCGCGGGATGGAGCGGCGCGGCGTGTCGGTGTACGCGTTTTGCGGAACCGGCATGGTGCTGTTTGTCGCCACGCAACTGCTGATGGTGCTGCGCGTGCCGTTGCCACCGTCGGCGCTGATCACGGCATACGGGATTTTCGGCGGCACGGGAATTCTGAGCTACGCGGTCGCGGCGGAGTACTTTCCGTCGCAGATGATCGGACGCGCGCATACCACGCTCACGCTCGTGATCTTCCTGCTGATCTTCGGCTTCCAGGTAGGCGTCGGCGGGATGCTGTCGCTGTGGCCATCGGAGGGCGGTCGCTATCCCGTGTCGGCGCATCTCACGGTGTGGATCGTGCTCATCGCACTGCAGGTCGCAAGCGCGGTCTGGTACGTATTCCCGAGCCGCGTGCTGCACAAGATCGATCGCGACGTGGAACGCGCGGCGCCGTGA
- the rnhA gene encoding ribonuclease HI, translated as MTQESASNKIIDIYTDGACKGNPGPGGWGALLRFGSLEKELFGGEPATTNNRMELMAVISALEALKRPCHAIIHTDSQYVQKGISEWIHGWKKKNWMTAAKTPVKNADLWKRLDALVAQHEIEWRWVKGHAGHPENERADALANRGVTSLADS; from the coding sequence ATGACTCAAGAATCCGCATCGAACAAGATAATCGACATCTACACGGACGGCGCCTGCAAAGGCAATCCCGGCCCTGGCGGCTGGGGCGCCCTGCTCCGTTTCGGCTCGCTGGAAAAGGAACTGTTCGGCGGCGAGCCCGCAACGACCAACAACCGCATGGAACTGATGGCCGTGATCTCGGCGCTCGAAGCCCTGAAGCGCCCGTGCCACGCGATCATCCACACCGATTCGCAGTATGTGCAGAAAGGCATCAGCGAATGGATCCACGGCTGGAAGAAAAAGAACTGGATGACGGCCGCGAAGACGCCGGTCAAGAACGCCGATCTCTGGAAGCGGCTCGACGCGCTCGTCGCGCAGCATGAGATCGAATGGCGCTGGGTCAAGGGCCACGCCGGCCATCCCGAGAACGAACGCGCCGATGCGCTCGCCAATCGTGGCGTGACCTCGCTCGCGGACAGCTAA
- the dnaQ gene encoding DNA polymerase III subunit epsilon, translating into MRQLILDTETTGLNARTGDRIIEIGCVELVNRRLTGNNLHLYVNPGRDSDPGALAVHGLTTEFLSDKPKFAEIAAQLRDFIAGAELIIHNAPFDVGFLDMEFAQLGLPKVSETCGGVIDSLAQAKQMFPGKRNSLDALCDRFGISNAHRTLHGALLDSELLAEVYLAMTRGQESLVIDMLGDQQASGSVSTSRIAFDDLDLPVLAASAEELAAHEAVLTGLDKAVKGTSVWRTEPAPAEGDAVPA; encoded by the coding sequence ATGCGCCAACTGATACTGGACACCGAAACCACCGGCCTGAACGCGAGAACGGGCGACCGGATCATCGAAATCGGCTGCGTCGAGCTGGTGAATCGCCGGCTGACCGGCAATAACCTGCACCTCTACGTGAACCCCGGGCGCGACAGCGATCCCGGCGCGCTCGCGGTGCACGGCCTCACCACCGAATTCCTGAGCGACAAACCGAAGTTCGCGGAGATCGCCGCGCAACTGCGCGACTTCATCGCCGGCGCAGAGCTGATCATCCATAACGCGCCCTTCGACGTCGGCTTTCTCGACATGGAGTTCGCGCAACTCGGGCTGCCGAAAGTCTCGGAGACATGCGGCGGCGTGATCGACTCGCTCGCGCAGGCCAAGCAGATGTTCCCCGGCAAGCGCAATTCACTCGATGCGCTGTGCGACCGCTTCGGCATCAGCAACGCGCATCGCACGCTGCACGGCGCACTGCTCGACTCGGAGCTGCTCGCGGAAGTCTATCTCGCGATGACGCGCGGCCAGGAAAGCCTCGTCATCGACATGCTCGGCGACCAGCAGGCGTCGGGCTCGGTTTCCACGTCGCGCATCGCGTTCGACGATCTCGACCTGCCGGTGCTCGCTGCCAGCGCGGAAGAACTCGCGGCGCACGAAGCCGTGCTGACCGGCCTCGACAAGGCGGTCAAGGGCACGAGCGTATGGCGCACGGAACCGGCCCCGGCAGAAGGCGACGCCGTTCCCGCATAA
- a CDS encoding transglycosylase SLT domain-containing protein, with translation MRLTLSALSVLMLAACASQGPTASDPISSATSTGSQQQVADTIRRTAAAKETIDVDKTPVTSLAGSSDLWNRIRGGFQIPDLQSDLVDMQVNWYAQRPDYVERMTTRSQKYLYHIVEELEQRHMPTELALLPFIESAYSPQALSVAKAAGMWQFMPGTGRDYKLRQNMWQDERRDVLASTSAALDYLSRLHDMFGDWHLALAAYNWGEGNVQRAIARNEAAGLPTDYENLRMPNETRNYVPKLQAVKNIVSNPQMYGLALPDIPNHPYFVTVTTARDIDVTMAAKLAGMSVEEFRSLNPSFAKPVILGATNPQILLPFDNAASFQRNLSSYTGALSSWTTYTVTERSRPAAIAEKIGVDADTLMSVNRIPAGMRLKPGSTIVVPRTDDDDEDISADVAENAMLAIERDVPDTRRLVIRVRRKQAVTTLADRYNLSAAQVRSWNRTRGDMFMPGQVVVLHVPYGRPVPAEPGPVRVETVAASSRSSGGVSKIGTRVPEAKPARGGKTSAHASSGKVSKVSASTASQAAKPAATAKVAKPAATTKTAKKK, from the coding sequence ATGCGACTAACTCTTAGCGCGCTGTCCGTCCTGATGCTCGCCGCCTGTGCGAGCCAGGGACCCACAGCGTCCGATCCTATTTCATCAGCCACTTCCACCGGTTCGCAGCAACAAGTCGCCGACACGATTCGCCGCACCGCAGCAGCCAAGGAGACCATCGACGTCGACAAGACGCCGGTGACTTCGCTCGCGGGCTCGTCCGATCTCTGGAACCGCATTCGTGGTGGTTTCCAGATTCCCGACCTGCAAAGCGATCTCGTCGACATGCAGGTGAACTGGTACGCCCAGCGCCCCGACTATGTCGAGCGCATGACCACGCGCTCGCAAAAGTACCTGTATCACATCGTCGAGGAACTGGAGCAGCGTCACATGCCGACCGAACTGGCGCTCCTGCCGTTCATCGAGTCGGCCTACAGTCCGCAGGCGCTTTCGGTGGCGAAGGCCGCCGGCATGTGGCAGTTCATGCCCGGCACCGGCCGCGACTACAAGCTCAGACAGAACATGTGGCAGGACGAGCGTCGCGACGTGCTCGCGTCGACGAGCGCCGCGCTCGACTATCTCTCGCGCCTGCACGACATGTTCGGCGACTGGCATCTCGCGCTCGCCGCGTACAACTGGGGCGAGGGCAACGTGCAGCGGGCCATCGCGCGCAACGAGGCGGCGGGCTTGCCCACCGACTACGAAAACCTGCGCATGCCCAACGAGACGCGCAACTACGTGCCCAAACTGCAGGCGGTCAAGAACATCGTGAGCAACCCGCAAATGTACGGGCTCGCGCTGCCGGACATCCCGAATCACCCGTATTTCGTGACGGTCACGACTGCGCGCGACATCGACGTGACGATGGCCGCGAAGCTCGCCGGCATGAGCGTGGAGGAATTCCGCTCGCTGAATCCGTCGTTCGCGAAGCCGGTGATTCTCGGCGCAACGAATCCGCAGATCCTGCTGCCGTTCGACAACGCGGCATCGTTCCAGCGCAATCTGTCTTCGTACACGGGCGCGCTGTCGTCGTGGACCACGTACACCGTGACCGAGCGCTCGCGCCCGGCGGCGATCGCCGAAAAAATCGGCGTCGACGCGGACACGCTGATGTCGGTCAACCGCATTCCGGCGGGGATGCGTCTAAAGCCCGGATCGACGATCGTCGTGCCGCGCACCGATGACGACGACGAAGACATCAGCGCCGACGTCGCCGAAAACGCGATGCTCGCCATCGAGCGCGACGTGCCCGACACGCGCAGGCTCGTGATTCGCGTGCGCCGCAAGCAGGCCGTCACGACGCTGGCGGACCGCTACAACCTGTCGGCGGCGCAAGTGCGCTCGTGGAACCGCACGCGCGGCGACATGTTCATGCCGGGGCAGGTGGTCGTTCTGCACGTGCCTTATGGCCGCCCGGTGCCGGCCGAACCGGGGCCGGTGCGCGTGGAGACGGTGGCGGCGTCCAGCCGCTCGTCGGGCGGCGTGTCGAAGATCGGCACGCGCGTGCCGGAGGCCAAGCCCGCGCGCGGCGGCAAGACGAGCGCGCACGCATCATCGGGGAAGGTGTCGAAAGTGTCGGCTTCGACGGCGTCGCAGGCGGCGAAGCCTGCCGCCACGGCCAAGGTCGCGAAACCGGCGGCCACCACGAAAACCGCCAAGAAGAAGTAA
- the carA gene encoding glutamine-hydrolyzing carbamoyl-phosphate synthase small subunit — protein sequence MLPSFSPALLALADGTVFRGQSIGAPGSTIGEVVFNTAITGYQEILTDPSYARQIVTLTYPHIGNYGVNAEDVEATKVHAAGLIIRDLPVLASNFRSEQSLSDYLKAQGVVAIAGIDTRKLTRILREKGAQNGCLLGGSDDEAKALGLARSFPGLAGMDLAKVVSTEKNYEWTQTEWRLGSGYGKQEAPKFRVVAFDYGVKFNILRMLAERGCHVTVLPAQATAAEALALNPDGIFLSNGPGDPEPCDYAIRATREFIERGIPTFGICLGHQIMGLAVGAKTMKMKTGHHGANHPVKDMEDGRVVITSQNHGFAVDAATLPANAKVTHVSLFDGTLQGFALTDKPAFCFQGHPEASPGPHDIAYLFDRFIRLMESAKVAA from the coding sequence GTGTTGCCGTCATTTTCCCCCGCACTACTCGCACTTGCCGACGGCACGGTCTTTCGTGGTCAATCGATCGGCGCACCCGGTTCGACGATCGGCGAAGTGGTGTTCAACACCGCCATCACCGGTTATCAGGAAATCCTGACGGATCCGAGCTACGCCCGCCAGATCGTCACGCTGACCTATCCGCACATCGGCAATTACGGCGTGAATGCCGAAGATGTCGAAGCCACCAAAGTCCATGCCGCCGGTCTCATCATTCGCGATCTGCCGGTGCTCGCCTCCAATTTCCGTTCCGAGCAGTCGCTCTCCGATTATCTGAAGGCGCAAGGCGTCGTCGCGATCGCGGGCATCGACACCCGCAAACTCACGCGCATCCTGCGCGAGAAGGGCGCGCAGAACGGCTGCCTTCTCGGCGGCAGCGACGACGAAGCGAAGGCGCTCGGCCTCGCGCGCTCGTTCCCGGGTCTCGCGGGCATGGACCTCGCGAAGGTCGTGTCGACGGAAAAGAACTACGAGTGGACGCAGACCGAATGGCGTCTGGGCAGCGGCTACGGCAAGCAGGAAGCGCCGAAGTTCCGCGTCGTCGCGTTCGATTACGGCGTCAAGTTCAACATCCTGCGCATGCTCGCCGAGCGCGGCTGCCACGTGACCGTGCTGCCCGCGCAAGCCACCGCCGCTGAGGCGCTCGCGCTCAATCCGGACGGCATCTTCCTGTCGAACGGCCCGGGCGATCCGGAACCGTGCGACTACGCGATTCGCGCGACGCGCGAGTTCATCGAGCGCGGCATTCCGACCTTCGGCATCTGCCTCGGCCATCAGATCATGGGTCTCGCTGTCGGCGCGAAGACGATGAAGATGAAAACCGGCCACCATGGCGCAAACCATCCGGTGAAGGACATGGAAGACGGCCGCGTGGTGATCACGTCGCAGAACCATGGCTTCGCGGTCGATGCCGCCACGCTGCCCGCCAACGCCAAGGTCACGCACGTCTCGCTCTTCGACGGCACGCTGCAAGGCTTCGCGCTCACGGACAAGCCCGCGTTCTGTTTCCAGGGCCACCCGGAAGCGTCGCCCGGCCCGCACGACATCGCGTATCTGTTCGACCGCTTCATCAGGCTGATGGAGTCGGCGAAGGTCGCCGCTTAA